A window of the Virgibacillus pantothenticus genome harbors these coding sequences:
- the leuC gene encoding 3-isopropylmalate dehydratase large subunit — MTKAKTIIEKIWEQHTVHQETGKPDLLYIDLHLIHEVTSPQAFEGLRINNRQVRRPDLTYATMDHNVPTKNRDVIKDAVSRKQMETLRRNCMEHNIPLADMFHPDQGIVHVIGPELGLTQPGKTIVCGDSHTSTHGAFGALAFGIGTSEVEHVLATQTIWQEKPKTLNVHVEGDLSSGVTAKDLILAIIAKFGVRFGTGYVMEYTGEAIRNLSMEGRMTICNMSIEAGARAGLISPDETTVEYLRGRAHVPQGEEFTKITQQWLSLATDNGAEYDHYVSIRGDEVEPQVTWGTNPSMCVPVSGSTPKIDEAAYPEDVKRALDYMGLSENQPISSIHIDHVFIGSCTNSRLSDLQKAASIVKGKKVHPEVRAIVVPGSFSTKLQAEKLGIDKIFQEAGFEWRESGCSMCLAMNDDVVPPGGRCASTSNRNFEGRQGNGARTHLVSPEMAAIAAIEGHFVDVRDYASAKITS; from the coding sequence TTGACAAAGGCAAAAACGATTATCGAGAAAATTTGGGAGCAGCATACCGTTCATCAGGAAACAGGGAAACCAGATTTGTTGTATATTGATTTGCATTTAATCCATGAAGTGACTTCACCGCAAGCTTTTGAAGGACTGCGAATAAATAATCGACAAGTACGGCGTCCAGATTTGACATATGCCACGATGGATCATAATGTGCCAACGAAGAATAGGGATGTTATTAAGGATGCAGTTTCTCGTAAACAGATGGAAACATTGCGGCGTAACTGTATGGAACATAATATTCCTTTAGCGGATATGTTTCATCCTGATCAGGGGATTGTCCATGTAATTGGTCCGGAGCTAGGCTTAACGCAACCAGGGAAAACGATTGTTTGCGGGGATAGTCATACGTCAACACATGGTGCTTTTGGTGCACTTGCATTTGGAATTGGCACGAGTGAAGTAGAGCATGTATTAGCAACACAAACGATATGGCAAGAGAAGCCAAAAACATTAAATGTTCATGTAGAGGGGGATTTGAGTTCAGGTGTCACTGCCAAAGATTTAATTTTAGCAATTATCGCTAAGTTTGGTGTTCGTTTCGGGACGGGTTACGTTATGGAATACACGGGTGAAGCGATCCGAAATCTTTCCATGGAGGGGAGGATGACGATCTGCAATATGTCGATCGAGGCAGGAGCACGTGCAGGTTTGATTAGCCCTGACGAAACAACGGTGGAGTATTTGCGAGGAAGAGCACATGTGCCACAAGGAGAGGAATTTACGAAAATAACCCAACAATGGCTCTCGTTAGCTACAGACAATGGAGCAGAGTATGATCATTATGTGAGCATCCGAGGAGATGAAGTGGAGCCGCAAGTAACATGGGGAACCAATCCCTCTATGTGTGTTCCTGTAAGTGGTTCAACTCCGAAGATAGATGAAGCAGCATACCCTGAAGATGTAAAGCGGGCGCTTGATTATATGGGATTGTCTGAGAATCAGCCTATTTCATCCATTCATATTGACCATGTCTTTATCGGCTCGTGTACAAATTCTCGGTTAAGCGATTTGCAAAAAGCGGCCTCCATTGTAAAAGGAAAAAAAGTGCATCCAGAAGTTCGTGCGATCGTTGTACCAGGTTCATTCAGTACAAAATTGCAGGCAGAGAAGCTGGGAATTGACAAAATTTTTCAGGAAGCAGGATTTGAATGGCGTGAATCCGGATGCAGCATGTGCTTAGCTATGAACGATGATGTTGTTCCTCCAGGCGGGCGTTGCGCTTCCACCTCCAATCGGAATTTTGAAGGCAGACAGGGAAATGGAGCTAGGACTCATCTTGTCAGTCCGGAGATGGCAGCCATAGCAGCCATTGAAGGGCACTTTGTAGATGTGCGTGATTATGCAAGTGCGAAAATCACTTCATAA
- the leuB gene encoding 3-isopropylmalate dehydrogenase, producing the protein MNKQIVVLPGDGIGKEIMKSAVRVLQAIAENFNHQFTFSEQLIGGAAIDQDQSPLPQATIQACKKADAVLLGAVGGEKWDSLPGDQRPEKGLLGIRKELGLFANLRPIKAFSPLLHASPLKEELVNGSDILIIRELTGGLYFGEPKKRIPEENAVVDTLYYTQEEIERIIDKAFQTAKTRRKHVTSVDKANVLESSRMWREIVEEKSKAYPDVTVNHLLVDAAAMKLITNPKQFDVIVTENMFGDILSDEASVLTGSLGMLPSASVRTDGVGLYEPVHGSAPDIAGKGIANPLGMILSASSMLRQSFGMEQEADEIENAIQTTLEQGYHTPDLMIKNGTVVGTEEMTDLVIGNLATNEASKCICNSYA; encoded by the coding sequence ATGAATAAGCAGATTGTTGTTCTTCCTGGTGACGGAATTGGCAAAGAAATTATGAAGTCTGCTGTACGTGTCCTACAAGCGATTGCGGAAAATTTTAACCATCAATTTACCTTTTCCGAGCAGCTTATAGGAGGTGCTGCGATTGATCAAGATCAATCGCCATTGCCGCAAGCAACGATTCAAGCTTGCAAAAAAGCAGATGCAGTTTTACTAGGTGCAGTTGGAGGTGAAAAATGGGACTCACTTCCTGGAGACCAACGTCCAGAAAAGGGGTTGTTGGGTATTCGCAAAGAATTAGGTTTATTTGCCAATTTACGACCGATTAAAGCGTTTAGTCCGTTACTTCATGCATCCCCATTAAAGGAAGAACTTGTTAATGGGAGTGATATTCTCATTATTCGTGAATTGACAGGTGGTTTATATTTTGGTGAGCCGAAAAAAAGAATCCCGGAAGAAAATGCTGTCGTTGATACGTTATATTATACCCAAGAAGAGATAGAGCGAATTATTGATAAAGCCTTTCAAACCGCTAAAACACGAAGGAAACATGTAACCTCTGTGGATAAAGCGAATGTTTTAGAGTCAAGCAGGATGTGGAGAGAGATTGTGGAAGAAAAGAGCAAAGCGTATCCGGATGTCACTGTTAACCATCTGCTTGTGGACGCCGCAGCCATGAAGTTAATTACGAATCCAAAACAATTTGATGTCATCGTCACGGAAAATATGTTTGGTGATATTTTAAGTGATGAAGCGTCCGTTCTGACTGGTTCATTAGGCATGCTCCCTTCCGCTAGTGTTCGAACTGACGGGGTAGGTCTATATGAACCTGTGCATGGCTCTGCACCTGATATTGCTGGAAAAGGGATTGCAAATCCGCTCGGCATGATTCTTTCTGCCAGTTCCATGCTACGTCAATCCTTTGGGATGGAACAGGAAGCAGACGAGATCGAAAATGCCATTCAAACGACACTTGAACAGGGCTACCATACACCTGATTTAATGATTAAAAATGGTACTGTGGTCGGTACAGAGGAAATGACAGACTTGGTAATTGGAAACTTAGCAACGAATGAAGCATCAAAATGTATTTGTAATTCCTATGCATAA
- a CDS encoding 2-isopropylmalate synthase yields MSRINIFDTTLRDGEQSPGVNLNKLEKLEIAKQLERLGVDRMEAGFPASSEGDFQAVKSIADTIKNTSVTALARTVKSDIDIAWEALKGADEPCIHIFLATSPIHMTYKLKKTPDEVIATATEMVAYAKEKFSQVQWSAEDASRSDWSFLAQIIEKVIDAGATVINLPDTVGYTTPKEYGDMFQFIRSNVSNINKAILSCHCHNDLGMAVANSIAAVENGATQIEGTINGIGERAGNASLEEIAVALKIRSDFYPYQTNLKLQEIKRTSDMVAKLTGMYIQANKAIVGRNAFAHESGIHQDGVLKHASTYEIITPELVGVHANTLFLGKHSGRHAFKDKLKELGMELSEENIKKAFESFKRLTDHKKEVTDDDIFTIVTEIQTNTSAVDKYSLEMFQLQYGSNNIPTAAIELRTPSGKKVKTACTGQGSVEALYKTLEALTEEETRLVDYQINSVGGGKDALAESRVQLKVNGETVNGRGSAQDVMEASVQAYLNAVNRYIIQRVNAGKKEIVKSH; encoded by the coding sequence ATGTCACGAATTAACATATTTGATACCACACTTCGAGATGGCGAACAGTCACCTGGTGTCAATTTGAACAAATTGGAAAAATTAGAAATCGCGAAACAGTTAGAGCGCTTAGGCGTTGATCGGATGGAGGCAGGATTTCCTGCTTCCTCTGAAGGCGATTTTCAAGCAGTTAAGTCAATTGCTGATACGATTAAAAACACCTCCGTCACTGCTTTGGCAAGGACAGTGAAATCCGATATTGACATTGCATGGGAAGCGTTAAAAGGGGCAGATGAACCTTGTATTCATATTTTTTTAGCGACATCACCCATCCATATGACGTATAAACTGAAAAAAACTCCTGATGAAGTGATTGCAACAGCAACAGAAATGGTTGCTTATGCAAAGGAAAAATTTTCACAAGTACAGTGGTCAGCAGAAGATGCTTCACGTTCTGATTGGAGCTTTCTAGCACAAATCATTGAAAAAGTGATTGATGCTGGGGCTACAGTTATTAATTTACCAGATACAGTTGGTTATACAACGCCCAAAGAATATGGAGATATGTTTCAGTTTATTCGCTCAAATGTCTCAAATATCAATAAAGCTATACTCTCTTGTCATTGTCATAATGATCTTGGTATGGCAGTTGCGAATTCAATTGCTGCTGTTGAAAATGGGGCAACACAAATTGAAGGAACAATAAATGGTATTGGGGAACGAGCCGGTAATGCTTCCTTGGAAGAGATTGCTGTTGCTCTAAAGATTCGTTCCGACTTTTATCCGTATCAAACGAACTTGAAATTACAAGAAATTAAAAGAACCAGTGATATGGTGGCAAAATTGACAGGAATGTATATCCAAGCAAATAAGGCGATCGTTGGAAGAAATGCGTTTGCACATGAATCAGGAATTCACCAGGATGGCGTGTTAAAGCATGCTTCCACGTATGAAATCATTACTCCTGAACTAGTAGGTGTCCATGCAAATACGTTGTTCTTAGGAAAACATTCCGGTCGTCATGCTTTTAAAGATAAGCTTAAGGAACTAGGTATGGAGCTATCAGAGGAAAATATTAAAAAAGCGTTTGAGTCGTTTAAGCGATTAACTGACCATAAAAAAGAAGTAACCGATGATGATATTTTTACGATTGTAACTGAAATCCAGACAAATACGTCTGCAGTGGATAAATATTCGTTGGAAATGTTTCAACTGCAATATGGATCAAATAATATCCCGACAGCTGCCATTGAGTTAAGAACACCTTCGGGAAAAAAGGTAAAAACCGCATGTACGGGTCAAGGAAGTGTAGAAGCATTGTATAAAACGTTAGAAGCACTGACCGAGGAAGAAACAAGATTAGTTGATTATCAGATTAACTCTGTTGGCGGCGGAAAAGATGCATTAGCAGAATCACGTGTTCAACTAAAGGTTAATGGAGAAACCGTTAATGGCAGAGGTTCAGCTCAAGATGTGATGGAAGCTTCCGTGCAAGCATATTTAAATGCAGTGAATCGATATATTATTCAACGGGTGAATGCAGGGAAGAAAGAAATTGTGAAATCTCATTAG
- the ilvC gene encoding ketol-acid reductoisomerase, with protein MSKVLYEQDVNTEVLKDKRIAIVGYGSQGHAHALNLRESGFDVVVGLRPGKSQVKAEEDGFTVLSVAEAVKQAEVVMILLPDELQTAVYKESIEPNLQAGNALAFAHGFNIHFSQIVPPSNVDVFLVAPKGPGHLVRRTYEEGAGVPALYGIYQDVSGKAKEIALAYAQGIGAARAGVLETSFQEETETDLFGEQAVLCGGVTSLIKAGFETLTEAGYQPEVAYFECLHEMKLIVDLLYEGGLENMRYSISDTAQWGDFVSGPRVVNEETKARMKEILHDVQTGAFAKGWILENQANRPQFNAINAKENQHPIEQVGKELRALMPFVSEPLQAKQNKQKDVNVHVTN; from the coding sequence ATGTCAAAAGTACTTTATGAGCAGGATGTAAACACAGAGGTTTTGAAGGATAAGCGAATTGCGATTGTCGGATATGGATCACAAGGTCATGCCCATGCGCTGAATTTAAGAGAAAGCGGCTTTGATGTTGTTGTAGGGCTTAGACCTGGGAAGTCTCAAGTAAAAGCGGAAGAGGATGGGTTCACTGTCCTTTCCGTAGCTGAGGCTGTAAAACAGGCAGAAGTAGTTATGATCCTGTTACCGGATGAACTGCAAACAGCTGTATATAAAGAAAGCATTGAACCAAACTTGCAAGCTGGAAATGCACTTGCGTTTGCACATGGGTTTAACATTCATTTTAGTCAAATCGTACCGCCGTCCAATGTTGATGTATTTCTCGTAGCACCGAAAGGACCAGGGCATTTAGTTCGCCGTACGTATGAAGAAGGAGCAGGAGTTCCAGCACTTTATGGCATTTATCAAGACGTTTCTGGAAAAGCAAAAGAAATTGCTTTGGCTTATGCGCAAGGAATTGGTGCGGCTCGAGCTGGGGTGTTAGAAACGTCTTTTCAAGAAGAAACAGAAACGGATCTTTTTGGCGAACAGGCAGTACTATGTGGAGGAGTTACTAGCTTAATTAAGGCGGGGTTTGAAACATTAACGGAAGCAGGTTATCAGCCAGAAGTAGCCTATTTCGAATGCTTGCACGAGATGAAACTTATCGTTGATCTTCTTTATGAAGGTGGCTTGGAAAACATGCGTTATTCGATTTCGGATACGGCTCAATGGGGCGACTTCGTATCAGGTCCACGCGTAGTGAACGAAGAAACGAAAGCTAGAATGAAAGAAATTTTGCATGATGTTCAGACAGGTGCTTTTGCTAAAGGTTGGATTTTAGAGAACCAAGCGAATCGTCCACAGTTTAATGCAATTAATGCAAAAGAGAATCAGCACCCAATTGAACAGGTAGGAAAGGAGTTACGAGCATTAATGCCTTTTGTTTCAGAACCGTTACAAGCGAAGCAAAATAAACAAAAGGATGTGAATGTTCATGTCACGAATTAA